One Bos taurus isolate L1 Dominette 01449 registration number 42190680 breed Hereford chromosome 3, ARS-UCD2.0, whole genome shotgun sequence DNA window includes the following coding sequences:
- the LOC536917 gene encoding guanylate-binding protein 6 encodes MASGPNMMDPICLVENKNAQLSVNQKALQILENISQPVVVVAIVGLYRTGKSYLMNRLAGQNHGFPLGSTVQSKTKGIWMWCVPHPSKSEHILVLLDTEGLGDVEKGDSKNDSWIFALAVLLSSTFVYNSMNTINNDALEKLHYVTELTELIRAKSSPKMDGVRDSVEFASFFPDFIWTVRDFTLELKLNDDPITEDEYLENALKLIKGSHPNVKKANLPRECIRHFFPKRKCFVFDRPVNDRELLAHLDEVLESQLDPKFKEQSDTFCSYIFTHARTKILREGVKVTGKRLGTLVVTYVDAINSGGIPCLENAVTTLAHLENSAAMQKAADYYSEQMTQRLNLPTDTLQELLEVHTACEREATVVFMNQSFKDENQDFQKKLLEIIKNKKEGFLQQNEEASAKYCQTKLDQISKTLKESISAGSFSVPGGHKLYRKAMERLQQDYCHVPRKGVKTNEVLQNFLQSQVAIEISILQSDKALTDAAKAIAEKQARKEATERERELLIQKQYEQQQQMEAQDRSLRENIAQLREKLERERENFEKEKERLLEHTLKAQNDLLTEGFSRKAEEMKAEIKHLRNIIEKSKKDKASWISKTLDGLATEATAILSLPAKVIGWGLKGLSSLFK; translated from the exons atggcatctggacccaacATGATGGATCCCATCTGTCTGGTAGAAAACAAAAATGCACAGCTTTCAGTGAATCAGAAAGCTCTACAGATTCTTGAGAACATTTCTCAGCCAGTGGTGGTGGTGGCCATTGTAGGACTGTATCGTACCGGCAAATCCTACTTGATGAACCGTCTTGCAGGACAGAACCATG GTTTCCCTCTGGGCTCCACAGTGCAGTCTAAAACCAAGGGCATCTGGATGTGGTGTGTGCCTCACCCTTCCAAATCAGAGCATATCCTGGTCCTTCTGGACACTGAGGGCCTGGGGGATGTGGAAAAG GGTGACTCTAAGAACGACTCATGGATCTTTGCCCTGGCTGTGCTTTTGAGCAGCACTTTCGTCTACAACAGCATGAACACCATCAACAATGATGCCTTGGAGAAATTGCA TTATGTGACAGAGCTCACAGAACTCATCAGGGCCAAGTCCTCTCCAAAAATGGATGGAGTAAGAGATTCCGTAGAGTTCGCGAGTTTTTTTCCAGACTTTATCTGGACTGTACGGGATTTCACCCTGGAGCTTAAATTAAATGATGACCCTATCACAGAAGATGAGTACCTGGAGAACGCCTTGAAGCTGATTAAAG gTTCACATCCCAATGTTAAAAAGGCCAACCTACCCAGGGAGTGTATCAGGCATTTTTTCCCAAAACGGAAGTGTTTTGTCTTTGACCGGCCAGTAAATGATAGGGAACTCCTAGCCCATCTTGATGAAGTTTTAGAAAGTCAACTGGATCCTAAATTCAAGGAACAATCGGATACTTTCTGTTCATATATCTTTACCCATGCAAGAACCAAGATCCTCAGGGAAGGGGTGAAGGTCACTGGGAAGC GTCTGGGGACTCTGGTTGTGACCTATGTAGATGCCATCAACAGTGGAGGAATTCCTTGTTTGGAGAATGCAGTGACAACTCTGGCCCACCTGGAGAATTCAGCAGCCATGCAGAAGGCAGCTGACTACTACAGTGAGCAGATGACCCAGCGACTGAACCTCCCCACAGACACGCTCCAGGAGCTACTGGAGGTGCACACAGCCTGTGAGAGGGAAGCCACTGTAGTATTCATGAATCAGTCTTTCAAGGATGAAAATCAGGACTTCCAGAAGAAGCTCCTG GAAATCATAAAGAATAAGAAGGAAGGTTTTTTGCAACAGAATGAAGAGGCATCTGCTAAATACTGCCAGACTAAACTTGATCAAATTTCGAAGACCCTAAAGGAAAGTATTTCAGCAGGGAGTTTCTCTGTTCCTGGAGGGCACAAACTCTACAGGAAAGCAATGGAAAGATTACAACAGGACTATTGCCATGTGCCCAGGAAAGGAGTGAAG ACAAATGAGGTCCTCCAGAACTTCCTGCAGTCTCAGGTGGCAATCGAGATATCCATCCTGCAGTCAGATAAAGCCCTCACTGATGCAGCAAAGGCCATAGCAG AGAAGCAAGCCAGGAAGGAGGCAACTGAGAGGGAACGCGAATTGCTAATACAGAAACAATACGAGCAGCAACAGCAGATGGAAGCTCAAGACAGAAGTCTCAGGGAAAACATAGCCCAGCTGAGAGAGAagctggagagagaaagagaaaactttgagaaagagaaggaaaggctactgGAACACACGCTGAAG GCTCAAAATGATCTGCTTACTGAAGGATTTAGTAGAAAAGCTGAGGAAATGAAAGCAGAGATAAAACACCTAAGAAACATAATTGAGAAGAGTAAAAAGGATAAAGCTTCTTGGATTTCAAAGACTCTGGATGGACTTGCCACTGAAGCAACTGCAATTCTGTCTCTTCCCGCTAAAGTAATTGGTTGGGGTCTGAAGGGCTTGAGCTCACTGTTTAAATAG